Proteins encoded by one window of Juglans regia cultivar Chandler chromosome 15, Walnut 2.0, whole genome shotgun sequence:
- the LOC108990344 gene encoding putative cyclin-A3-1, whose protein sequence is MAEKEKCVHFTRAAKKRAAAIEDQPANKKRVVLGELPNLSNVVVTASPSTGVELLKPKCKTKAKAKKKGSTKTLAKATEKIAEKLDINGKSDDPQLCVAYASDIYEYLRQMEMESKRRPLPNYLEEVQKDVTANMRGILVDWLVDVAEEYKLLPDTLYLSISYIDRFLSLNVLNRQKLQLLGVSSMLIASKYEEITPPKVDEFCSITDNTFSKAEVVKMEADILKLLMFEMGNPTIKTFLRIFNSVAQEYYKTPNSKLEFLGYYLAELSLLDYNCVKFSPSLVAASVIFIARFIIQPKMHPWSPKLQEYTGYKPVDLKECIHLIRDLHLRKKGGSLQAIRDKYKQHKFKYVGSLPLPEIPTSYFEDIKQ, encoded by the exons ATGGCGGAGAAAGAGAAATGCGTACATTTCACTCGCGCAGCGAAGAAGAGGGCAGCTGCAATCGAGGACCAGCCTGCAAACAAGAAGCGTGTGGTTTTGGGGGAGCTCCCAAACCTTTCAAACGTTGTTGTTACTGCGAGTCCGAGCACTGGGGTTGAGCTGTTGAAGCCGAAATGTAAGACAAAAGCGAAGGCAAAGAAAAAGGGATCGACGAAGACCCTAGCAAAGGCAACAGAGAAAATCGCTGAGAAGTTGGACATTAACGGCAAGTCGGATGATCCGCAACTGTGCGTGGCTTATGCATCTGATATTTACGAGTATCTTCGCCAAATGGAG ATGGAATCTAAAAGAAGACCTTTACCCAACTACCTTGAGGAGGTTCAGAAGGATGTTACTGCCAATATGAGAGGAATATTGGTGGATTGGCTGGTTGACGTTGCGGAGGAATACAAGCTTCTACCAGACACTCTGTATCTTTCCATTTCATACATCGACAGATTCTTATCCTTGAATGTTCTCAATAGGCAGAAACTTCAACTGCTGGGAGTTTCTTCAATGCTCATTGCCTC AAAGTATGAAGAGATTACCCCTCCGAAAGTGGATGAATTTTGCAGTATTACAGATAACACATTCTCTAAGGCGGAG GTGGTGAAGATGGAAGCTGATATACTCAAGTTGCTAATGTTTGAAATGGGCAATCCTACCATAAAGACATTTCTAAG AATTTTCAATAGTGTTGCTCAAGAATATTACAAA ACTCCCAATTCGAAGTTAGAGTTCCTGGGCTATTATCTTGCAGAGTTGAGTTTGTTAGATTATAACTGTGTGAAATTTTCACCTTCCTTGGTGGCTGCATCAGTCATATTTATTGCAAGATTTATTATCCAACCAAAGATGCATCCTTGG TCCCCAAAATTGCAAGAGTATACTGGCTATAAACCAGTTGATTTGAAGGAATGTATTCATCTCATACGTGACCTGCATCTACGTAAAAAAGGAGGTTCTTTGCAAGCTATAAGAGATAAATACAAGCAGCATAag TTCAAATATGTGGGGTCTCTGCCTTTGCCAGAAATACCGACTTCTTACTTCGAGGATATAAAACAATGA
- the LOC108990341 gene encoding putative cyclin-A3-1 translates to MADQEASVRITRAAKKRAAVAMADEQTYTKKRVVLGELKNVSNISVPVDTTSGAEQQKPKCRSKSKKVKNPVTAATTKTTKKPVDTVATDSDGKSDDPQMCHSYVSEIHEYLREMEADPRRRPLPNYIESVQKDINANMRGILVDWLVEVAEEYKLVSDTLYLSISYIDRFLSLNVLNRQKLQLLGVSAMLIASKYVEISPPHVEEFCYITDNTYKKEEVVNMEADLLKSLKFEVGNPTIKTFLRRFNRVAQETYKTTNLQLEFLGYYLAELSLLDYNCVKFLPSLVAASVMFVARFIIRPKTLPWCSALEKNSGYRPADLKECVLTIHDLYLSRRGGALQAVREKYKQHKFKCVATMPSSPEIPASFFEDVKE, encoded by the exons ATGGCTGATCAGGAGGCAAGTGTCCGCATCACTCGCGCTGCGAAGAAGAGGGCCGCGGTTGCCATGGCTGATGAGCAGACGTACACCAAGAAGAGAGTGGTGTTGGGGGAGCTTAAGAATGTCTCGAACATCTCCGTTCCGGTTGACACGACTTCTGGCGCAGAGCAACAGAAGCCGAAATGTCGAAGCAAGTCAAAGAAAGTCAAGAATCCTGTGACGGCGGCGACGACGAAGACTACTAAAAAACCGGTGGATACGGTGGCAACGGACTCGGATGGCAAATCGGATGACCCGCAGATGTGCCATTCTTACGTCTCCGAGATACATGAGTACCTACGCGAGATGGAG gCGGATCCGCGGAGAAGACCTTTACCCAATTATATTGAAAGCGTTCAGAAGGATATCAATGCTAATATGAGGGGTATACTAGTGGATTGGTTGGTGGAGGTTGCAGAGGAGTACAAGCTCGTTTCAGACACTCTGTATCTCTCCATTTCCTATATCGATAGATTCCTGTCTTTGAATGTTCTTAACAGGCAAAAGCTTCAGCTATTGGGTGTTTCTGCAATGCTTATTGCCTC AAAGTATGTAGAGATTAGTCCTCCGCATGTGGAAGAATTTTGTTACATTACGGATAACACTTATAAGAAGGAAGAG GTGGTGAACATGGAGGCTGATCTACTCAAGTCCCTTAAGTTTGAAGTTGGCAACCCTACAATAAAGACATTTCTAAG ACGATTCAATAGAGTTGCTCAAGAGACTTATAAA ACTACCAATCTTCAATTGGAATTCCTTGGCTACTACCTTGCTGAGCTAAGCTTGTTAGATTACAATTGCGTAAAATTTTTGCCTTCTTTGGTTGCTGCATCTGTTATGTTTGTGGCAAGATTTATAATTCGGCCAAAGACGCTTCCTTGG TGTTCGGCCCTGGAAAAAAACTCTGGATACAGACCGGCTGACTTAAAAGAATGTGTTCTTACCATACATGACTTGTATCTAAGTAGAAGAGGAGGTGCTTTACAAGCAGTAAGAGAGAAATATAAGCAGCATAAG TTCAAATGTGTGGCGACCATGCCTTCATCTCCAGAAATACCAGCTTCTTTTTTTGAGGATGTTAAAGAATGA
- the LOC108990398 gene encoding WD40 repeat-containing protein HOS15-like isoform X4, with translation MISITSAELNYLVFRYLHESGFTHSAFAFGYEAGINKSTIDGPEPMDISTNTMSLPCDISSHDVTILEGHTSEVFTCAWSPSGLLLASGSGDSSARIWTIADGPGSSSSQNGPLNVVVLKHFRGRTNEKSKDVTTLDWNGDGTLLATGSYDGQARIWSGDGELRNTLNKHKGPIFSLKWNKKGDYLLSGSVDKTAIVWDIKTGEWKQAFEFHSGPTLDVDWRNNVSFATCSTDGLINVCKVGENRPIKTFLGHQGEVNAIKWDPTGSLLASCSDDYTAKIWSLKQDKYLHDLKEHIKEIYTIRWSPTGPGTNNPNQQLLLASASFDSTIKLWDVELGRLICSLNGHRDPVYSVAFSPNGEYLASGSMDKCMHIWSVKEGKIVKTYSGNGGIFEVCWNKEGDKVAACFANNVVCVLDFRM, from the exons ATGATCTCCATCACTTCCGCCGAGTTGAACTACCTTGTTTTTCGTTATCTCCATGAATCAG GTTTTACACATTCAGCTTTTGCTTTTGGATACGAAGCGGGGATTAATAAAAGCACTATTGATG GGCCAGAACCAATGGACATCTCAACAAACACAATGTCCTTGCCTTGTGACATTTCTAGTCATGATGTAACAATTCTAGAAGGCCATACATCAGAG GTTTTTACTTGTGCATGGAGTCCATCAGGTTTGCTGCTTGCATCTGG GTCCGGAGATTCAAGTGCCCGCATATGGACCATTGCAGATGGGCCTGGTAGCTCAAGTTCACAAAATGGACCTTTAAATGTTGTGGTGCTGAAGCATTTCAGAGGTAGAACCAATGAGAAAAGCAAGGATGTAACAACACTGGATTGGAAT GGGGATGGGACTTTACTTGCAACAGGATCTTATGATGGGCAAGCAAGAATATGGAGTGGAGATG GGGAGTTGAGGAATACATTAAACAAGCATAAAGGCCCAATATTTTCTCTGAAGTGGAACAAGAAGGGTGATTATCTTCTTAGTGGCAGCGTGGATAAAACTGCAATTGTGTGGGACATAAAGACAGGGGAATGGAAACAAGCATTTGAATTTCATTCAG GTCCTACACTTGATGTCGATTGGCGAAACAATGTTTCATTTGCAACGTGCTCCACTGACGGTCTGATAAATGTTTGCAAGGTTGGAGAGAATCGACCAATCAAAACTTTCTTGGGGCACCAG GGTGAAGTTAATGCTATCAAATGGGATCCAACAGGTTCACTCTTGGCCTCTTGCTCTGATGATTACACTGCAAAG ATATGGAGTTTGAAGCAGGACAAGTATTTGCACGATTTGAAGGAACACATCAAG gagATATATACTATTCGATGGAGTCCTACTGGACCAGGCACAAACAATCCTAATCAGCAGTTATTGCTGGCAAG CGCTTCATTTGACTCCACAATAAAGCTTTGGGATGTGGAACTCGGGAGACTTATCTGCAGCTTGAATGGTCACAG GGATCCTGTATACTCTGTTGCTTTCAGCCCTAATGGCGAATATTTGGCCAGTGGATCTATGGATAAATGCATGCACATATGGTCTGTGAAAGAAGGAAAGATTGTGAAGACGTATAGTGGGAATGGTGGGATTTTTGAAGTTTGTTGGAACAAGGAAGGTGATAAGGTTGCCGCCTGCTTTGCTAACAATGTTGTTTGTGTCTTGGATTTCCGAATGTAG
- the LOC108990398 gene encoding WD40 repeat-containing protein HOS15-like isoform X1, producing the protein MISITSAELNYLVFRYLHESGFTHSAFAFGYEAGINKSTIDGNLVPPSALFTFVQKGIQYLELEANLSGTNADMDDDFSFLQPLDLITKDPYELQRIIKAKKENLQKDRLEENGKHNEDTQVNELEHTQEREEKKGREKEQEPGKETIEKDREHEKGKEKEKAHQDHIINGEKCEDKFVMEYEENGTLGPEPMDISTNTMSLPCDISSHDVTILEGHTSEVFTCAWSPSGLLLASGSGDSSARIWTIADGPGSSSSQNGPLNVVVLKHFRGRTNEKSKDVTTLDWNGDGTLLATGSYDGQARIWSGDGELRNTLNKHKGPIFSLKWNKKGDYLLSGSVDKTAIVWDIKTGEWKQAFEFHSGPTLDVDWRNNVSFATCSTDGLINVCKVGENRPIKTFLGHQGEVNAIKWDPTGSLLASCSDDYTAKIWSLKQDKYLHDLKEHIKEIYTIRWSPTGPGTNNPNQQLLLASASFDSTIKLWDVELGRLICSLNGHRDPVYSVAFSPNGEYLASGSMDKCMHIWSVKEGKIVKTYSGNGGIFEVCWNKEGDKVAACFANNVVCVLDFRM; encoded by the exons ATGATCTCCATCACTTCCGCCGAGTTGAACTACCTTGTTTTTCGTTATCTCCATGAATCAG GTTTTACACATTCAGCTTTTGCTTTTGGATACGAAGCGGGGATTAATAAAAGCACTATTGATGGTAACTTAGTTCCACCAAGTGCTCTTTTTACATTTGTCCAAAAAGGAATTCAATATCTTGAGCTGGAGGCAAATTTGAGTGGT ACGAATGCTGATATGGATGATGATTTCTCATTTCTACAACCTCTAGATCTTATTACAAAGGATCCCTATGAACTACAGAGAATCATAAAAGCTAAAAAGGAAAATCTACAAAAGGATAGACTTGAAGAAAATGGGAAACATAATGAAGATACCCAAGTAAACGAACTGGAACATACacaagaaagagaagagaaaaaaggaagagaaaaagaacaagaaccAGGTAAAGAGACAATAGAGAAGGATAGGGAGCACGAAAAGggtaaagagaaagagaaggcaCACCAGGATCACATCATCAATGGAGAAAAATGTGAAGATAAGTTCGTAATGGAATATGAAGAAAATGGAACTTTAG GGCCAGAACCAATGGACATCTCAACAAACACAATGTCCTTGCCTTGTGACATTTCTAGTCATGATGTAACAATTCTAGAAGGCCATACATCAGAG GTTTTTACTTGTGCATGGAGTCCATCAGGTTTGCTGCTTGCATCTGG GTCCGGAGATTCAAGTGCCCGCATATGGACCATTGCAGATGGGCCTGGTAGCTCAAGTTCACAAAATGGACCTTTAAATGTTGTGGTGCTGAAGCATTTCAGAGGTAGAACCAATGAGAAAAGCAAGGATGTAACAACACTGGATTGGAAT GGGGATGGGACTTTACTTGCAACAGGATCTTATGATGGGCAAGCAAGAATATGGAGTGGAGATG GGGAGTTGAGGAATACATTAAACAAGCATAAAGGCCCAATATTTTCTCTGAAGTGGAACAAGAAGGGTGATTATCTTCTTAGTGGCAGCGTGGATAAAACTGCAATTGTGTGGGACATAAAGACAGGGGAATGGAAACAAGCATTTGAATTTCATTCAG GTCCTACACTTGATGTCGATTGGCGAAACAATGTTTCATTTGCAACGTGCTCCACTGACGGTCTGATAAATGTTTGCAAGGTTGGAGAGAATCGACCAATCAAAACTTTCTTGGGGCACCAG GGTGAAGTTAATGCTATCAAATGGGATCCAACAGGTTCACTCTTGGCCTCTTGCTCTGATGATTACACTGCAAAG ATATGGAGTTTGAAGCAGGACAAGTATTTGCACGATTTGAAGGAACACATCAAG gagATATATACTATTCGATGGAGTCCTACTGGACCAGGCACAAACAATCCTAATCAGCAGTTATTGCTGGCAAG CGCTTCATTTGACTCCACAATAAAGCTTTGGGATGTGGAACTCGGGAGACTTATCTGCAGCTTGAATGGTCACAG GGATCCTGTATACTCTGTTGCTTTCAGCCCTAATGGCGAATATTTGGCCAGTGGATCTATGGATAAATGCATGCACATATGGTCTGTGAAAGAAGGAAAGATTGTGAAGACGTATAGTGGGAATGGTGGGATTTTTGAAGTTTGTTGGAACAAGGAAGGTGATAAGGTTGCCGCCTGCTTTGCTAACAATGTTGTTTGTGTCTTGGATTTCCGAATGTAG
- the LOC108990398 gene encoding WD40 repeat-containing protein HOS15-like isoform X3 has protein sequence MDDDFSFLQPLDLITKDPYELQRIIKAKKENLQKDRLEENGKHNEDTQVNELEHTQEREEKKGREKEQEPGKETIEKDREHEKGKEKEKAHQDHIINGEKCEDKFVMEYEENGTLGPEPMDISTNTMSLPCDISSHDVTILEGHTSEVFTCAWSPSGLLLASGSGDSSARIWTIADGPGSSSSQNGPLNVVVLKHFRGRTNEKSKDVTTLDWNGDGTLLATGSYDGQARIWSGDGELRNTLNKHKGPIFSLKWNKKGDYLLSGSVDKTAIVWDIKTGEWKQAFEFHSGPTLDVDWRNNVSFATCSTDGLINVCKVGENRPIKTFLGHQGEVNAIKWDPTGSLLASCSDDYTAKIWSLKQDKYLHDLKEHIKEIYTIRWSPTGPGTNNPNQQLLLASASFDSTIKLWDVELGRLICSLNGHRDPVYSVAFSPNGEYLASGSMDKCMHIWSVKEGKIVKTYSGNGGIFEVCWNKEGDKVAACFANNVVCVLDFRM, from the exons ATGGATGATGATTTCTCATTTCTACAACCTCTAGATCTTATTACAAAGGATCCCTATGAACTACAGAGAATCATAAAAGCTAAAAAGGAAAATCTACAAAAGGATAGACTTGAAGAAAATGGGAAACATAATGAAGATACCCAAGTAAACGAACTGGAACATACacaagaaagagaagagaaaaaaggaagagaaaaagaacaagaaccAGGTAAAGAGACAATAGAGAAGGATAGGGAGCACGAAAAGggtaaagagaaagagaaggcaCACCAGGATCACATCATCAATGGAGAAAAATGTGAAGATAAGTTCGTAATGGAATATGAAGAAAATGGAACTTTAG GGCCAGAACCAATGGACATCTCAACAAACACAATGTCCTTGCCTTGTGACATTTCTAGTCATGATGTAACAATTCTAGAAGGCCATACATCAGAG GTTTTTACTTGTGCATGGAGTCCATCAGGTTTGCTGCTTGCATCTGG GTCCGGAGATTCAAGTGCCCGCATATGGACCATTGCAGATGGGCCTGGTAGCTCAAGTTCACAAAATGGACCTTTAAATGTTGTGGTGCTGAAGCATTTCAGAGGTAGAACCAATGAGAAAAGCAAGGATGTAACAACACTGGATTGGAAT GGGGATGGGACTTTACTTGCAACAGGATCTTATGATGGGCAAGCAAGAATATGGAGTGGAGATG GGGAGTTGAGGAATACATTAAACAAGCATAAAGGCCCAATATTTTCTCTGAAGTGGAACAAGAAGGGTGATTATCTTCTTAGTGGCAGCGTGGATAAAACTGCAATTGTGTGGGACATAAAGACAGGGGAATGGAAACAAGCATTTGAATTTCATTCAG GTCCTACACTTGATGTCGATTGGCGAAACAATGTTTCATTTGCAACGTGCTCCACTGACGGTCTGATAAATGTTTGCAAGGTTGGAGAGAATCGACCAATCAAAACTTTCTTGGGGCACCAG GGTGAAGTTAATGCTATCAAATGGGATCCAACAGGTTCACTCTTGGCCTCTTGCTCTGATGATTACACTGCAAAG ATATGGAGTTTGAAGCAGGACAAGTATTTGCACGATTTGAAGGAACACATCAAG gagATATATACTATTCGATGGAGTCCTACTGGACCAGGCACAAACAATCCTAATCAGCAGTTATTGCTGGCAAG CGCTTCATTTGACTCCACAATAAAGCTTTGGGATGTGGAACTCGGGAGACTTATCTGCAGCTTGAATGGTCACAG GGATCCTGTATACTCTGTTGCTTTCAGCCCTAATGGCGAATATTTGGCCAGTGGATCTATGGATAAATGCATGCACATATGGTCTGTGAAAGAAGGAAAGATTGTGAAGACGTATAGTGGGAATGGTGGGATTTTTGAAGTTTGTTGGAACAAGGAAGGTGATAAGGTTGCCGCCTGCTTTGCTAACAATGTTGTTTGTGTCTTGGATTTCCGAATGTAG
- the LOC108990398 gene encoding WD40 repeat-containing protein HOS15-like isoform X2: MISITSAELNYLVFRYLHESGFTHSAFAFGYEAGINKSTIDGLQTNADMDDDFSFLQPLDLITKDPYELQRIIKAKKENLQKDRLEENGKHNEDTQVNELEHTQEREEKKGREKEQEPGKETIEKDREHEKGKEKEKAHQDHIINGEKCEDKFVMEYEENGTLGPEPMDISTNTMSLPCDISSHDVTILEGHTSEVFTCAWSPSGLLLASGSGDSSARIWTIADGPGSSSSQNGPLNVVVLKHFRGRTNEKSKDVTTLDWNGDGTLLATGSYDGQARIWSGDGELRNTLNKHKGPIFSLKWNKKGDYLLSGSVDKTAIVWDIKTGEWKQAFEFHSGPTLDVDWRNNVSFATCSTDGLINVCKVGENRPIKTFLGHQGEVNAIKWDPTGSLLASCSDDYTAKIWSLKQDKYLHDLKEHIKEIYTIRWSPTGPGTNNPNQQLLLASASFDSTIKLWDVELGRLICSLNGHRDPVYSVAFSPNGEYLASGSMDKCMHIWSVKEGKIVKTYSGNGGIFEVCWNKEGDKVAACFANNVVCVLDFRM; the protein is encoded by the exons ATGATCTCCATCACTTCCGCCGAGTTGAACTACCTTGTTTTTCGTTATCTCCATGAATCAG GTTTTACACATTCAGCTTTTGCTTTTGGATACGAAGCGGGGATTAATAAAAGCACTATTGATG GTCTCCAGACGAATGCTGATATGGATGATGATTTCTCATTTCTACAACCTCTAGATCTTATTACAAAGGATCCCTATGAACTACAGAGAATCATAAAAGCTAAAAAGGAAAATCTACAAAAGGATAGACTTGAAGAAAATGGGAAACATAATGAAGATACCCAAGTAAACGAACTGGAACATACacaagaaagagaagagaaaaaaggaagagaaaaagaacaagaaccAGGTAAAGAGACAATAGAGAAGGATAGGGAGCACGAAAAGggtaaagagaaagagaaggcaCACCAGGATCACATCATCAATGGAGAAAAATGTGAAGATAAGTTCGTAATGGAATATGAAGAAAATGGAACTTTAG GGCCAGAACCAATGGACATCTCAACAAACACAATGTCCTTGCCTTGTGACATTTCTAGTCATGATGTAACAATTCTAGAAGGCCATACATCAGAG GTTTTTACTTGTGCATGGAGTCCATCAGGTTTGCTGCTTGCATCTGG GTCCGGAGATTCAAGTGCCCGCATATGGACCATTGCAGATGGGCCTGGTAGCTCAAGTTCACAAAATGGACCTTTAAATGTTGTGGTGCTGAAGCATTTCAGAGGTAGAACCAATGAGAAAAGCAAGGATGTAACAACACTGGATTGGAAT GGGGATGGGACTTTACTTGCAACAGGATCTTATGATGGGCAAGCAAGAATATGGAGTGGAGATG GGGAGTTGAGGAATACATTAAACAAGCATAAAGGCCCAATATTTTCTCTGAAGTGGAACAAGAAGGGTGATTATCTTCTTAGTGGCAGCGTGGATAAAACTGCAATTGTGTGGGACATAAAGACAGGGGAATGGAAACAAGCATTTGAATTTCATTCAG GTCCTACACTTGATGTCGATTGGCGAAACAATGTTTCATTTGCAACGTGCTCCACTGACGGTCTGATAAATGTTTGCAAGGTTGGAGAGAATCGACCAATCAAAACTTTCTTGGGGCACCAG GGTGAAGTTAATGCTATCAAATGGGATCCAACAGGTTCACTCTTGGCCTCTTGCTCTGATGATTACACTGCAAAG ATATGGAGTTTGAAGCAGGACAAGTATTTGCACGATTTGAAGGAACACATCAAG gagATATATACTATTCGATGGAGTCCTACTGGACCAGGCACAAACAATCCTAATCAGCAGTTATTGCTGGCAAG CGCTTCATTTGACTCCACAATAAAGCTTTGGGATGTGGAACTCGGGAGACTTATCTGCAGCTTGAATGGTCACAG GGATCCTGTATACTCTGTTGCTTTCAGCCCTAATGGCGAATATTTGGCCAGTGGATCTATGGATAAATGCATGCACATATGGTCTGTGAAAGAAGGAAAGATTGTGAAGACGTATAGTGGGAATGGTGGGATTTTTGAAGTTTGTTGGAACAAGGAAGGTGATAAGGTTGCCGCCTGCTTTGCTAACAATGTTGTTTGTGTCTTGGATTTCCGAATGTAG